CTCCTACGTCACCACGCACGACGAGCTGTTCGCGCGGGACTCACGCCGCTGGAACCAGTGGGACAGCATTCCTCCGGACTGGCCCCTGCTGCCGTTCGTCGGCTATCAGCCGTCGGTGCTCTTCACGGAGGGCGACGAGCACCGCCGCAGGGCCGGCGTCATCACCGAAGCCCTGGAGGGCGTCGACCAGTTCGAGCTGGCCCGCGACTGCCGGCACATCGCCGAGCGGCTCATCGCGGACTTCGCCGGAAGCGGCCGGACCGAGCTGATGAGCAGTTACGTCCATGCCCTGCCGATGCGGGCCGTGGTCCAGATGTGCGGGATGCCCGTGTCCGGCTCGGACACCCAGCAGTTGGTGGACGACCTGCGGATCTCGCTCGACGCCGCCGAGGGGGACGACCCGGTCGCGGCCTACGGGCGCGTCGGCGACCGGCTGCGCCAACTGGTCGAGGACAAGCGGGCGGCACCCGGACCCGACGTCGCCTCACGCATGGTGACGCACGGCGCGGGGCTCACCGACGAGGAGATCGTCCAGGACCTGATCTCGGTGATCGCCGCCGCCCAGCAGCCCACCGCCAACTGGATCTGCAACACGCTGCGGCTGCTGCTGACGGACGAACGCTTCGCGGTGAACGTCTCCGGCGGCAGGCTCAGCGTCGGCGAGGCGCTCAACGAGGTGCTCTGGCTGGACACCCCGACGCAGAACTTCATCGGCCGCTGGGCCGTACGGGACACCCAGCTCGGCGGCCGGCACATCCGGGCGGGCGACTGCGTGGTCCTGGGGATCGCCGCCGCCAACACCGACCCGGAGATCTGGCCGGAGGCGTACGTCGGGGCCGAGAACTCCGCGCACCTGTCGTTCAGCGGCGGCGAGCACCGCTGCCCCTATCCCGCACCGCTGCTGGCCGACGTGATGGCCCGTACGGCGGTGGAAACGCTGCTGGAACAGCTGCCGGACCTGATGCTGGCGGTCGAACCGGCGGAGCTGACGTGGCGGCCCTCGATCTGGATGCGCGGACTGTCGGCGCTGCCGGTCCAGTTCAGTCCGATGGCGCAGTAGCGAGGGCCGGGACGAGCGGCCGGGGGGGGGGACGGTCCCCGGGCCGGTATCCCGGGCCGGAGCCCGTGGTTCCGG
This sequence is a window from Streptomyces parvus. Protein-coding genes within it:
- a CDS encoding cytochrome P450 → MSTSSPSFDPPFDPGPAAPSGCPAAPGAVRLSGASYQQTPTELYRTLRREHGAVAPVLLDGDVPAWLVLGYAELSYVTTHDELFARDSRRWNQWDSIPPDWPLLPFVGYQPSVLFTEGDEHRRRAGVITEALEGVDQFELARDCRHIAERLIADFAGSGRTELMSSYVHALPMRAVVQMCGMPVSGSDTQQLVDDLRISLDAAEGDDPVAAYGRVGDRLRQLVEDKRAAPGPDVASRMVTHGAGLTDEEIVQDLISVIAAAQQPTANWICNTLRLLLTDERFAVNVSGGRLSVGEALNEVLWLDTPTQNFIGRWAVRDTQLGGRHIRAGDCVVLGIAAANTDPEIWPEAYVGAENSAHLSFSGGEHRCPYPAPLLADVMARTAVETLLEQLPDLMLAVEPAELTWRPSIWMRGLSALPVQFSPMAQ